The Plasmodium knowlesi strain H genome assembly, chromosome: 14 genome has a segment encoding these proteins:
- a CDS encoding AP2 domain transcription factor, putative has product MNTPYSCERMSSNCQVSIKQRKLICTQNEEANNKYNEHSVKNNYQYCSDRNVQMYSNICNVLRGGSVRNGSNGQNWSGGSSGCNTSYTPNGLDGPSANHMLDAPGEIYHNRVHNKSEANRNKRPYVHSQNRMTQEINEINESEKSGACAKYEVYKDTYTNQVEYFTHCKKKKNMNIVNATTDSSHTNFTFHGSSSCGMATFMNHSTGESSTTLDNRPNGITQDNRNYHISSNQGRRHLMLHDVRSYGNKEIQDNIFTQNCVLNTFENAQNYSSIVPSNGVYQTEQMYSNEAKDTSDNFSSLCLGGNKSCREVIYGKSRTEERKNYHDGKRTNDTYLAENVDYDTHRNSIRNVDLLSCTSCSSVDNELSSSLNHLNASGKCSSTKYECNEMKDLLRKNITYNNVINNNVINNNVINNNIISNNIINNNVINNHIINNIITNNIISNNTISNNTISNNTISNAAISNHCNSSKVVSNNFMESVSIINQCVLNESQDMLCGRENKKIDPISIATNLGDHHMNANFQNVNRIRANDNGDNFHVSNIYGMGNEKNNFVQRNPTDISKTWQLAERYEIFRTYQENPPNDVSISDNNIYCSPRSGEGGDITAARVSLFNNNFCKSSCRFIQFNKNHVDSNATYEHGKVESEAKMKGTPFLMKYSNMPTSGKAALLDQMEFNHAGRNGITRRDTHKNVIKLENQHVEGKQGQSFNQNISLKQRICNVDDSHGNISAPVINTYRLSQSCQKEQMPVPSRYDKQGSDILRSCVELIPLNQMGGNGSASKSCHLAIDTDRSIGIGIDHVTGDPPKQTNNIHMVSACTVNKKISLNYNLNGPSGEMHVNSGDINASVSGTVTCANRQCGKSTCIPQASCTSSQISTKQICGNQINTNQWNELVNMSTNYNMEGACKSSVSRCAEGGNTEKKCAIVVDSSTKQRQTLKRPTYRNYCSMGNSDGRLRKEELERRNRHTEMCQQNGKGKGVTNNKENVAVDTFYPSAQMEGGESGGRGIKSQSKMRNDQLATTTKISSMGMSMEKSADHSADDTCVSMNCKKSEKHKMKKMCDSFISLTSCGSYFPRKALEAQLAAEEGKKKKKLLDILFAYKSAPHIAKSQTIGSGRNAMKCGLTEHSAGSQVKGKEKKKKNSTYPLSYTILHEGHNSNKQNSLKKIMIDNYADRCEEKYHKSFTHECENLEKKKKIENSFLYVSKADGEKLSHGKGKVISSSSTSTVGSSNSSGHPQEEEQLGARDLQEGGPMGVSDECAYVNVISSQVSTFRRIGTSGELANDYGTVNGDSNTPMMNVTLQGRFDNKRNVIKDYQSYINCVGSELFACGGWSSDARDMLTYGNSNANANANANANANADGNSNANANGNANGNGNANSNASGKSDRNGNSTSGSVIINSNTNEEKKMRTQNDVVVQCDRSCGCNNNGGSIGNISAYVSGVYNIRFPTHDQRFIRRSDGNTDGEVNMPSAPNVPHECSNYVLINNRSVELPHGNNGVVCTSNASSIQNASNGSNKIGDTICNPAMCGDVVGNNGNSDNNNNVVLHASEGNFSEKLNSFQGGYGSLAPKCATSERRANNTEDNSKGHSVNGINGAGCVSIARGIRDVNDMSSVNMVNSPCQTQRNPRKDKTQGWESQNNDLNSKSIPQEARDGEHMRSMNQCGGTILVNKEMRGTTTPFGCPENAQKGTTLRICNRNIHSEGAICTNGTVMNTFQGSDRNLHSDNPVNKNVVKLFNGQVESNCKINNANGNGVASSFINAHTISTNVNPFYRENEPTRAMGKGYVQNVAVNNFIHEVSSCIGNDGKTAGTGRSSKGNNTNRRAQKERRSTSSRKASTRVATKSSASTTAITAPNIASNCTTPTDSTKGVQKKGKGEEHEREDNEEELHEKVKHLPKITGVSYDKKQKLWVSHWRSNCKTIHKYFSVKRYGFDNARLLAIKCRKQNTKYIPTDQVFAYKAGTESSAQPGIQSKGGESCGGEIHPSGQDIQLTGILSDRKPSRKSYSIRKKNKGRTKTCQGMDFPREPLKNESEESVTKGVGAQKVDGDNGRIGRANLIKDFQNIGHQCSPPMSSDHPGSGLCSNDHASIASQRRGRTQHLHSPETRNPGFSPMQQSHQGVIYPQKVQGSKDQEQMLRENDLTAKCTVQGEAGDVYTNSGKMCVPHFLKKQGNHGTNSSGDGVSGNMNNISNDYLTDTLSSTMSSTLSSTLSSTLNGSMNGSMNGSMNGSASAQNAEEAEQGQGVITSRTTQQSKNSGMHIEQGKNEKVEKSSAKKDYLINTQLYNKLINNQLYNKLINNQLSNDRIKNNNYYCSLINSKFYIQVINNNLHAQMGRNQGEATKEGSNDVYYGEFKNDASSGKNSFSNSGSISNKETVEGKDDHNLFLRSGRGAGDTSEGVPGGDTRKTNPTFTNAGITYAGKIIPPREYANNGTGPYSKNNNSRIDGNHNSFRSDSPRMTASTPMVQNYPKVKDGNILLSCGGLQNGSDSNKGDKNCGGRHVKEEAPYFNRTTQMLENNFSNEGASRFSGGEKFLRGGTIQFGTTISNNQGGGMDISNVVRNNHNVNDALNPYKRREGQLCGDGNNSRAIVNGNGVNGIGVDDGGLQLNRMATQGRHFLPASNNNGSNNNGSNNNGSNNGTNHSSSNRSNHNHHPTNNHLPGNHNSDHHVSSNGRNCFRSDRQDALEDQCTSINNDPPKEPEQYGCSGNFACNNQYGAQFYADGNYHHGNGVNIKRGIIQNGYLLSDQMGNEILNEGHSKVGETGIRQCSQGGSPIVDPSARNPVNQMDEEKNKLMISKITTKYILTDIKNKCLRNCSSNFLKNFPDIKNVINKHINKISEANSIYTIRPYIQLFSKLLEKRKLLHMLAPNAQELYIYSLHKLPL; this is encoded by the coding sequence ATGAACACACCATACAGTTGCGAAAGGATGAGCTCCAACTGTCAGGTATCGATAAAACAGAGAAAATTGATTTGCACACAGAATGAAGAGGCGAATAACAAGTACAATGAGCACAGCGTGAAGAATAATTACCAATACTGCAGCGATAGAAACGTGCAAATGTATAGTAACATCTGCAATGTATTGCGCGGCGGGAGTGTACGAAACGGGTCCAACGGACAAAACTGGTCAGGTGGCTCAAGTGGCTGTAATACGTCATATACCCCTAACGGGCTCGACGGGCCCAGTGCGAACCACATGCTGGACGCACCGGGCGAGATTTACCACAACCGGGTGCACAACAAGTCGGAGGCAAACCGAAACAAGCGCCCATATGTGCATTCTCAAAATAGGATGACCCAGGAGATCAATGAAATAAACGAATCTGAGAAGAGTGGCGCTTGTGCAAAGTACGAAGTGTATAAAGATACATACACCAATCAGGTGGAGTACTTTACAcattgtaagaaaaaaaaaaacatgaacaTAGTGAATGCTACAACGGATAGTAGCCACACCAATTTTACTTTCCATGGAAGTAGCAGCTGTGGCATGGCCACTTTTATGAACCACTCAACAGGTGAAAGTTCTACAACTCTAGATAACCGTCCAAATGGAATTACACAGGATAATCGAAATTACCACATTAGTTCGAACCAAGGGAGGAGGCACCTCATGCTTCATGATGTGAGAAGTTATGGCAATAAAGAAATTCaagataatatttttacgcaaAATTGTGTACTTAACACATTTGAAAACGCTCAGAACTACTCCTCTATTGTTCCCTCAAATGGAGTCTACCAAACGGAACAAATGTACTCTAATGAAGCAAAGGACACATCGGATAATTTTAGTTCACTCTGCTTAGGTGGCAACAAGTCGTGTAGGGAAGTTATTTATGGGAAGAGtagaacagaagaaaggaagaattacCATGATGGGAAGAGAACAAATGATACCTACTTGGCTGAGAATGTTGATTATGATACACATCGGAACAGTATTCGAAATGTGGATTTACTCTCTTGTACAAGTTGTTCCAGTGTGGATAATGAACTGTCTTCTTCACTAAATCACCTGAACGCGTCAGGTAAATGTTCTTCCACAAAGTATGAATGCAACGAAATGAAGGATTTACTTAGAAAAAACATAACGTACAATAACGTAATTAACAATAACGTAATTAACAATAACGTAATAAACAATAACATAATTAGCAATAACATTATTAACAACAATGTAATTAACAACCACATAATCAACAACATAATTACCAACAACATAATTAGCAATAACACAATTAGCAATAACACAATTAGCAATAACACAATTAGCAATGCCGCAATCAGTAACCACTGCAATAGCAGCAAGGTAGTTAGTAATAATTTTATGGAGAGTGTGAGTATAATCAATCAGTGCGTGTTGAATGAGAGCCAAGATATGCTTTGCGGAcgggagaataaaaaaattgacccAATCAGCATAGCCACTAATCTGGGAGATCACCATATGAATGccaattttcaaaatgtaaATCGAATCAGGGCAAATGACAATGGGGATAATTTTCACGTGAGTAACATCTATGGAAtggggaatgaaaaaaataattttgtccaGAGGAACCCAACCGATATCAGTAAAACGTGGCAACTTGCGGAGAGGTATGAAATATTTCGTACCTATCAAGAGAACCCCCCAAACGATGTATCCATTTCAGACAACAACATATACTGCAGCCCTAGAAGCGGTGAAGGAGGAGACATCACTGCAGCTCGAGTCAGTCTTTTTAACAACAACTTCTGCAAATCGTCCTGCCGCTTCATCCAATTTAATAAGAACCACGTAGATTCGAATGCCACATATGAACATGGAAAGGTAGAGAGTGAGGCTAAAATGAAGGGTACCCCATTTTTGATGAAATATTCAAATATGCCTACCTCAGGGAAAGCGGCGCTATTGGATCAAATGGAATTTAATCATGCAGGTAGAAATGGCATTACGAGAAGGGACACCCATAAGAATGTCATTAAACTTGAGAATCAGCATGTGGAAGGAAAGCAGGGCCAAAGTTTTAATCAAAACATTAGTTTAAAGCAACGTATTTGCAACGTCGATGACAGCCATGGTAACATTTCTGCACCGGTAATCAATACATACCGTCTCAGCCAAAGTTGtcaaaaggaacaaatgccTGTTCCAAGTAGGTACGATAAACAGGGTAGTGATATCCTCCGTAGCTGCGTAGAACTCATTCCCCTTAACcaaatggggggaaatgGGAGTGCAAGTAAATCATGTCATTTGGCTATCGATACTGATAGGAGTATAGGTATAGGTATCGACCACGTAACAGGCGATCCACCCAAGCAGACAAATAACATTCATATGGTGAGTGCATGTAcggttaataaaaaaataagtttaaattataatttaaatGGTCCTTCGGGTGAAATGCACGTGAACAGTGGCGATATTAATGCTAGTGTTAGTGGTACGGTCACCTGCGCCAACAGACAGTGCGGCAAATCAACATGCATTCCACAGGCGAGTTGCACGAGCAGCCAAATTAGCACAAAGCAGATTTGCGGAAACCAGATCAATACGAACCAGTGGAATGAACTCGTCAATATGAGCACTAATTATAACATGGAAGGTGCATGCAAAAGTAGCGTATCAAGGTGCGCCGAAGGGGGAAACACGGAGAAAAAGTGTGCAATAGTGGTGGACAGTTCGACCAAACAGAGACAGACATTGAAAAGGCCAACTTATCGGAATTACTGCAGTATGGGTAACTCTGATGGGCGTCTCCGGAAGGAAGAattggaaagaagaaacaggCACACAGAAATGTGCCAACAAAATGGTAAGGGGAAAGGTGTAACAAATAATAAGGAGAATGTAGCGGTGGATACATTCTACCCTAGTGCACAAATGGAGGGTGGTGAAAGCGGTGGCAGGGGAATAAAGAGTCAATCGAAAATGCGAAATGACCAATTGGCTACTACGACGAAGATATCATCCATGGGGATGTCAATGGAGAAAAGTGCTGACCACTCTGCGGATGATACATGCGTTAGTATGAATTGTAAGAAGAGTGAAAagcacaaaatgaaaaaaatgtgtgattCGTTCATATCGCTTACGTCGTGCGGATCCTATTTCCCCCGGAAGGCGCTCGAAGCGCAGTTGGCCgctgaagaaggaaaaaaaaaaaaaaaattattagaTATTTTGTTTGCTTACAAAAGTGCGCCGCATATCGCGAAGAGCCAAACAATTGGCAGTGGGAGGAACGCTATGAAATGCGGGCTAACAGAACATAGTGCAGGAAGTCAGGTGaagggtaaagaaaaaaaaaaaaaaaattccacctATCCGTTGAGCTATACTATATTACACGAGGGGCACAATAGTAATAAACAAAATAGcctgaagaaaattatgattGACAATTATGCTGATAGGTGTgaggaaaaatatcataAAAGTTTTACTCATGAGTGCGAAAatttagagaaaaaaaaaaaaattgagaatTCCTTCCTGTATGTGAGTAAAGCAGATGGGGAAAAATTGAGTCATGGGAAGGGCAAAGTCATCAGCAGTAGTAGTACTAGCACTGTGGGTAGCAGCAATAGTAGTGGGCACCCACAGGAGGAGGAGCAGCTGGGTGCTAGGGATTTACAGGAAGGGGGGCCTATGGGTGTATCAGACGAATGTGCTTACGTGAATGTTATTTCCAGCCAAGTAAGTACGTTCCGTAGGATAGGTACCTCCGGAGAATTGGCAAACGATTATGGTACCGTAAATGGAGATTCAAACACACCTATGATGAACGTTACATTACAAGGACGGTTTGACAATAAAAGGAATGTGATTAAAGATTATCAGAGTTACATAAATTGTGTTGGTAGTGAGTTGTTTGCCTGTGGAGGATGGTCTTCAGATGCAAGAGACATGTTAACTTATGGTAACAGTAACGCTAACGCTAACGCTAACGCTAATGCTAATGCTAATGCTGATGGTAACAGTAACGCTAACGCTAACGGTAATGCTAATGGTAATGGTAACGCCAATAGCAACGCTAGTGGTAAGAGTGATCGTAATGGTAATAGTACTAGTGGCTCCGTTATCATCAATAGCAATAccaacgaagaaaaaaaaatgcgaacaCAAAACGACGTCGTTGTGCAGTGTGATCGTAGTTGTGGCTGCAATAACAACGGAGGAAGCATAGGTAATATTAGTGCATACGTCAGTGGGGTTTATAATATCCGTTTCCCTACTCACGATCAGAGGTTCATCAGAAGGAGCGATGGTAACACTGATGGCGAAGTCAATATGCCCAGTGCCCCCAATGTTCCACACGAATGTAGCAACTACGTTCTTATTAATAATCGTTCCGTAGAATTGCCTCACGGTAACAATGGCGTTGTGTGCACATCTAACGCGTCAAGCATACAGAACGCATCTAACGGGAGCAATAAAATAGGCGATACTATTTGCAACCCTGCTATGTGTGGAGATGTAGTGGGTAATAACGGAAACAgcgataataataataatgttgtGCTCCACGCTAGCGAGGGTAACTTTTCTGAGAAATTAAATTCCTTTCAAGGCGGCTACGGTTCCCTTGCACCGAAGTGTGCAACTTCGGAGAGGCGTGCAAATAACACGGAGGATAACTCTAAAGGGCACAGTGTGAATGGCATTAATGGTGCTGGGTGTGTGTCTATAGCGAGGGGTATCAGGGATGTGAATGACATGAGTAGCGTTAACATGGTGAACTCTCCCTGCCAGACCCAAAGGAATCCTCGCAAGGACAAAACACAGGGATGGGAATCTCAGAATAACGATTTGAACTCAAAAAGCATTCCGCAGGAGGCAAGAGATGGAGAACACATGAGGAGTATGAACCAATGTGGAGGTACTATCTTGGTTAACAAAGAAATGCGTGGAACTACTACACCTTTTGGATGTCCCGAAAACGCACAAAAGGGGACCACCTTAAGGATTTGCAATAGAAATATCCATTCGGAAGGGGCCATATGTACAAATGGCACCGTCATGAATACCTTCCAAGGAAGTGATAGAAATTTGCACAGCGATAATCccgtaaataaaaatgtagtaAAATTATTTAACGGTCAAGTCGAATCCAACTGTAAGATTAACAATGCGAATGGGAATGGAGTAGCCAGTTCCTTCATAAATGCACATACAATAAGCACCAATGTGAACCCATTTTACAGGGAGAATGAACCTACGCGTGCTATGGGGAAGGGATATGTGCAGAACGTAGCTGTTAACAATTTCATCCATGAAGTTAGTAGTTGCATTGGAAATGATGGAAAGACAGCAGGTACCGGGAGGTCCTCAAAGGGGAATAATACAAATAGGAGGGCACAGAAGGAAAGACGGAGCACTAGCTCGAGGAAGGCTTCTACAAGAGTCGCTACGAAGAGCTCTGCCAGTACCACTGCGATCACCGCACCGAATATCGCGTCCAACTGCACCACCCCTACCGATAGTACCAAGGGCGtgcagaaaaaggggaagggagaagAGCACGAACGGGAGGATAACGAGGAGGAACTACACGAGAAGGTAAAGCATCTTCCCAAAATCACAGGTGTGAGTTAtgacaaaaaacaaaaactgtGGGTCTCCCACTGGAGATCAAATTGTAAAACcatacataaatatttttctgtaaAAAGGTACGGTTTCGATAATGCGAGGTTACTAGCCATTAAGTGTCGAAAACAAAACACCAAGTATATTCCCACGGATCAGGTGTTTGCTTATAAGGCGGGTACCGAATCCTCAGCTCAACCTGGGATCCAATCCAAAGGGGGCGAAAGTTGTGGAGGCGAGATACATCCTTCTGGCCAAGATATACAACTTACGGGAATACTATCTGATAGAAAACCAAGTAGGAAGAGCTATTCGattaggaagaaaaacaagggGAGGACAAAGACTTGCCAAGGGATGGATTTCCCCAGGGAACCCCTCAAAAATGAGAGCGAAGAATCAGTCACGAAAGGAGTTGGTGCCCAGAAAGTTGATGGAGATAATGGCCGGATAGGTAGAGCTAATCTGATTAAGGATTTTCAAAATATCGGTCATCAATGTAGTCCTCCCATGAGTAGCGATCATCCCGGTAGTGGTCTCTGTAGCAATGACCATGCGAGCATTGCCTCACAGAGGAGAGGCCGGACCCAACACCTGCATAGCCCGGAAACGCGAAACCCAGGTTTCTCCCCCATGCAGCAGAGCCATCAGGGCGTAATTTATCCGCAGAAAGTGCAGGGCTCCAAGGACCAGGAGCAAATGCTGAGAGAAAACGACTTAACCGCTAAATGCACAGTTCAGGGTGAAGCAGGCGATGTATATACTAATAGCGGCAAAATGTGCGTGCCgcattttttgaagaaacaAGGGAATCATGGAACGAACAGTTCTGGTGATGGCGTTAGCGGAAATATGAACAACATCTCGAATGACTATTTGACCGACACGTTGAGTAGTACGATGAGTAGTACCCTGAGTAGCACTTTGAGTAGCACCTTGAATGGTAGCATGAATGGTAGTATGAATGGTAGTATGAATGGCAGTGCAAGTGCACAAAATGCTGAAGAGGCGGAACAGGGGCAAGGCGTAATTACTAGCAGGACGACTCAACAAAGCAAAAACAGTGGGATGCACATAGAACAAGGGAAGAACGAAAAGGTGGAGAAATCAAGTGCAAAGAAAGATTATCTAATAAACACACAGCTTTACAACAAACTAATAAACAATCAATTGTATAATAAGCTTATTAATAATCAACTGAGTAATGATCgaataaaaaacaacaactATTACTGTAGCCTCATTAATAGCAAATTCTACATACAGGTGATTAATAATAATCTGCATGCACAGATGGGGAGAAATCAAGGGGAAGCCACCAAAGAAGGTTCCAATGATGTCTACTATGGAGAATTTAAGAATGATGCCTCTTCGGGGAAAAACTCATTTTCGAACAGTGGGAGCATTTCCAACAAGGAAACTGTGGAAGGTAAAGACGATCACAATTTGTTCCTACGGAGTGGAAGGGGTGCTGGTGATACTAGTGAAGGTGTTCCTGGTGGGGATACGCGAAAGACGAATCCTACTTTTACGAATGCGGGGATTACATACGCAGGGAAAATAATACCCCCTCGTGAATATGCTAATAATGGTACTGGTCCTTACtcgaaaaataataactccCGAATTGATGGCAACCATAATAGTTTCCGCAGTGATTCCCCTCGAATGACTGCGTCAACTCCCATGGTGCAAAACTACCCCAAGGTGAAAGACGGCAATATTTTACTGAGTTGTGGGGGTTTGCAAAATGGTAGTGATTCAAACAAGGGTGATAAGAATTGTGGTGGTCGGCACGTAAAGGAGGAGGCACCCTACTTTAATAGGACCACCCAGATgcttgaaaataatttcagtAATGAGGGGGCATCAAGGTTTTCGGGCGGTGAAAAATTTCTTAGGGGTGGCACTATCCAGTTTGGCACAACTATTAGTAACAATCAAGGCGGAGGAATGGACATCAGCAATGTTGTGCGTAATAACCACAATGTGAATGATGCGCTGAACCCATataaaaggagggaaggCCAGCTATGTGGAGATGGAAATAACAGTAGAGCCATCGTGAATGGTAATGGCGTGAATGGCATTGGCGTGGATGATGGTGGGCTCCAACTCAACCGCATGGCCACGCAGGGGAGGCACTTTCTCCCAGCGAGCAATAACAATGGTAGCAATAACAATGGTAGCAATAACAATGGTAGCAATAACGGAACCAACCATAGCAGTAGCAACCGTAGCAACCACAACCATCACCCAACTAACAACCACCTACCAGGCAACCATAACAGCGACCATCACGTGAGTAGCAACGGTAGGAATTGCTTCCGGAGTGACCGGCAAGATGCACTAG